The Ptychodera flava strain L36383 chromosome 14, AS_Pfla_20210202, whole genome shotgun sequence genome segment CTGTCCTCTTTCTCTTCACTTCTTCTGAGCATTTTGTTGGCTCTTTCATATATTGATCTGGCCCTGACCACACAGTCTTCATCTCCCACTGATGCTTCAAACTGCGCATAGCTTATCCATACCTagggattgaaaaaaaaaaaaaaattgaaatttgaaactcTCTGACGAGAGTGGCCTAGACCATTGACTGAGTTACAAGAAGTAATGTTGAAATCTTTGTGTGGCTTAGCAAAATGTAAATGATAAGAAATTTGTCACATTGTATGGTCTGCGTTTTAATTTAATATACTTAATTAATTGGCAGTACTCTTACATGAACTAATTTGTTGGTTTGATGTGAATATCTTGATGTAGAATACATGATATTTGGTCTGATGAAAACATTACTGAGATGTATAATGCCACATCTTTCAAGTCAAACAGAGGTGAAACAGTGTATAAAGAAAATGCACAGACCACAAAGACAATTATGAGTCAATTAAAGAAAGTGTTAAATACTCTACCTTGACGTGTTGTGTTCTTTCCAGTAATCTGTCGTAAAGTTCACGCGTCCTGTCGTACTCCTCTtgttcaatttcaaagtcaatgtAGGCCTTCCATAACACTTCTGGCATGTCCAGCTTGGGCTGGTTGATGGCTAACTCATAGATGGCCCTGGCTCTCTCAGCATCTCCTAGAATTGTTTCAAGCTCTGCATACTACAAATGTGGAACAGATCATCATAACAACATGTAACAAAGTGTAATACTGTACAGATAACAGATATCTTAacaaattttgacctttaaGATGTAGGTCATAAGTTTCTATTGGAAAGCAAGAAAGCAAATTGCAAACTTACGTTTCCAGATTGTGAAAaaagctctctctctctgtctctctctctctccatcccATCCACAAACCACAAACCAAAATTTGTAGAAAGGACTCACTATATTTGGGGGCATGCATGAAAGGTGTTATTAGCTCATATTCTTACTGTGACAAATTTATGGTTCTGACAAAATTGGTGATGTGGAAATTTAAAGAACACTTTTTGCAAGGTCTCCTGTACACCGTGACTAGACAAACCTGAATTCTGCTAACAATGCATCCCCACATTCAAGTCCTTCAAAGACTGGAAGAATGCACCTCACCTCTTTAACTacaaaacataacaaaacaggACAAAGGACAGGAAGACTATACCCCCTACCTCTTTAACTACACAAGGAGACAATGAAAAGACCTTTGGGAGATATACCTTCATCCAGGTGGTACAATTCTCCATGTTGTATTCCAGGAACTTTTCATAGAGAATCCGACATCTGTCAAACTCTCTCAACTGTAATTCCAATTCAATGTAGCCCTTGAATAGCTTGTCCTTGGGGCATTTCCCAATAGCTGTCCCCTGCAATGAATTGTGTTGAAAGTCAGCGGAGACACACGGTACTCAAGCAAAGAATTCTTCTCACCATGAAAGGGCATAAACGTTACATTTACATTAGTTTGATAATAGATAAGGATTTGGTACCAGACATACCCGAGGACAGTATCTgttcaaataaaacattttaaaataaatggttctactccagaataaaaTGGATGTGCAGTGTCCTACTGACCCAGTTCGTCCAAGAGACCACATGATGATACACACCAACCCATGTGTACAAATGCACATGGAAATATGCACATTTCTCAGTGCAGTTGTGCACGTGGTTTTGTTTATACTGGGGTCTATTTGAATTCCAGGTTTAACCTATTGAGACTGAATTACAATCTGAGTAAATCTCATTATATTTTACTTAATTGTTTATGCAATGGAAGACTACAATTCCCTTGTTTAAGCACTATATAAAGTAGTTGAGAGTTGTTTTCCTGAGCTGTGATATTACTGAAAGTGCCTGTGACTACAACTGAAAACATAAAAACGGTCAACTGGCATGattatatcaaaataaataacacaGTACGAAGAATCTTTGGAGGGTATTCACAAACTGTGGCATATCAATATATaatcatattcatatttgtcACAGTAAAACTGGAGGTATTATCCTGGTACATGAATGAAAAGCTGcctgtttgtattattttaacATAGGATGCTCTTCTAATAGAATTTTCAGACCCTAAAATTTgtacaatatttttctgattttctgttgCCTGAGTGGTCATTTTGGACCCTGTGAAGTAAACGAGATTTTTGCtgtcttttttgtgaaaattgaaactttttcaTCATTACCTTATATAAGTTTTGCCCCAAATTGAAGTGTTGGAACATTTCATTGGGTTGGCAAAACTTAGCACATACAGGTATGTCTTTTCTGAATACTGCAGAACTCCAACATTGCCATTCCTCACATAATACTCACACCTCTTCAATTATCTGTATGACATGAATTTTTCATCAGCAAACATACTCACCAGTATTTTTCTTGCATTCTGGAGGTTCTTCTGTCTAATCTCAAACTGTGCAAAGAGCAGCCAGATCTTGGCAAATGTGAATTTTTTATGAGGAATAAGCTCCAGGCAGGCCTGATAGACTTGCCTTGTTCTTTCATAGTCCTGAATTCAAAAATAAAGTCAAAAGATTTCATCTTTGCATGCAAACCTAGATAAATTATCAtttcaatataaaaatttcaatgataTGATATTGGAGGTCAATTCAGTGTTTTGACCTGTGACTTGTACATTTCTTGTTTGCTGCTGGCTTACACTGAAACTCTGTCAAATTTTTCTCTGGCGGAAAGGCTGGACAAAAAATGTGAACTGAGTCAAAAATAGATATGTAATACACAGAAGCACTCCCTTGTATTTGGGGTTGGATACAGTTTGCAAACTTTGGTTTGGCTTTGGTGGTGGGAGTTGAAGATACTTAATAAGAGAGGTAAGACATTGCTTACTCGTGCTTCAAGTTCTTCATATAGTGCATAATTAatccataaatatatatatcttcTGTAGTATCTCTTTTCTTGCATTGGTGGTACATTTGCAATGGCCCTTTCATAAATCTCTCTGACTTGTTCCTCACTACCATCAACTTCAACCAGCCTCAAGTAATCAAACCAGGCGTCATAGTTGTTGGGGTTAGCCTTCACTTCCTATGTGGTGGGGGAAAATAaatcatacatacatgaatgAGATTTACGAAAACGATGAGTTTACAGTGCCTTGTAACATTTGGAGATCAACTTTGCATTCTTTAGTATAGGACCATGTAAACAAGAATGGGTTGTACAAGAACAATGTCACACCTGATGGCATTAAATGATCACATTTCCTATCTACAAACAAGTCTAACTGTTCATTGAAGATTTAAATTGAGAAAAAGAAATAGAAGCACTGGAAGATACATTGAGTTTGTTTTATGTCAGCTACAGAAAGTGCAAACAGGGAAATGGTGTGTGCATCTTAACATGCCTAACATTCTAACTATGAGCACTATATGGAAAGTTCTTTAAGTTCTGACTATCTGATTGCATGTCAGTATATAGGATTGGCATTCTACTTACATGGCCACCCTGAACCTTTTTAAAGAAGAAATTAAACCCATTGTATGTTGTCATTATCTAAATTCTAGAATTCCAATAATTAATGTTACTTCTATCAAGTTTCTCATAAGTTTTCAAATATGCCCTAATAGGATGGGAATTCTTCTCATACAGGTGGTGTAAGAAATTGGTCCATACACCTAAACTCTGTTACCAAACCTTGCCACAGATTATCTATTACTGCATGGATAAGAGGGTGAGTTTAGAAAGGAGAGGGTCATCTACCTCCTCATACTGGAACCTCCTCTTGCTGACGATGACATCTTCAATGCCAGCTCTGTCACCATACTTCTTCTCATGAATGGTGTAATTCTTGAACAGCTCCTGTGCGTGTTGTTTAGGAATGTGATCCAAGGCATACTTGTAGATCACTCGAACTCTGTCATGCTGAGAGTTAGAAAGTAAAGGTGCAACTTACGCATAAAACACAACCAATCAAAAAAATAATCTCTATTCACGACTATGCACATTGTGTGAGAATTGAGTCTCAATTATGGTTTTTAATCTAATCTTAATGTGGTTAACAATGGCATTTGGAGGAAAATGGAAATACATCAATAAAACAGGATGCATGGACATGGTATTCATTACAAAGTGTGTGagtaaaaaacacacacacaatgcaTTTGGAAGAAAACAGAACACCACTTTGATACACAGCCGGCAGCCATCACTAAGTTACATACAAAGGTAGTTCTGTACCACTACCACAAGCAGAATCAAAAGGATATTACTGTAACACCACGGGTTTAATCtattttattgtcaaaattttacGGACAACATTTTAAGCAATTGCCTTTTTCTTTTCATACCTCTTTCTGTTTTTCTTCAAACCTTGCAAATGCAACAAAGAGTTTTTCATCCATATTGTCTTCCCCATAGAACTCCACCGCCCTCTCATAGACTTTTCTAGCATTGCCCATGTAGCTGTGGTGCTCTTCAAAGTTTGCGTAGCGGATCCAGTTCTTCACGTCCGGATGGAcaatgacaagtgaaaacagtCAAGGAAAATGTGACACCCatttaaattatcaaaacagataaatttaAGAGAAAATTTGGTATAGCACAAGACTAAGATTTTGTTATACACAATAAATAATACTTCTGATCCAATCTAGACAAAATCATACAACAGCGCAGAACCAGATGAAAAGCAATGTGCCATGTCTGTTATTTAAACCTGGCATAATAAAATGTTGCTACAAAAGGGGTGGTTGATATAACAACAGCAAATGCAAATGATGGAATATTCCCTAAGGTGTAAAGACAAATGCAAGGGCGCATCATTAAAAGGATATATCTCTCATAGACTTGTCTGGCTCTGTCCACTTCCTTGTATCTGAGTTCCATTTTGATAAATGACAACCATGCTTGCTCCTCTGGTTCCCATTCCATCCATCTCTCAAAGACCTGTCTAGCACCGGCAATGTTGCCCACCATCTCTtccatgtatgtatatttgtacCAGAACTGGTTGGCCCTTGGCAGGATAGTGACCGCCCTGTCCCAGATATTCCTGGCATGGTTGATTTGTCGATTTCttcaaatataaacatgtattgcctCAGTAAGCAAAAGcaaatgatataccacaacactgtacatgtatatcaggtGAAGAGAAGTAATCTGTACTTTGCATTTGGAATAAGTTTGTGCACAAACTTATTCCAGCTTTCTTGACAAACACACACCGGTAGATGTGACCTCCAATAAAGACTGCAGTTCACAGTCCCCGTTAAGAGttcattcactttgcagccCATGAAGGCTGCAAGCAGCTCATAGATCCAAAAAAGGCTTTCAACTGAATGTGACATTTCATCAGATTGGTTGCATTGTGAAAAGTGTCAATCGCTGGCAATGAAATTTGCTTTGCGGCCTGGGAAtgactcattgcacctttactTACACCCTTGATGTTCCACATTTAGCTTCTCCAGGTTCAAGGACCTATTTGTCTGCCAGCATTGTGATTAAAGCCTTGACAGTTTTGTTAAGCAGAACTTCCAAGGTCTACCATTTCAAAACAGCCAACAGCTATGAGCTGAATACCTGTGAATTGCTGGCCTTGGAATTGACTTTGTTGGTGCCTGGGAATAATTTCTTGTACTTTTATGGACATCCTTGATGTTGATGTTGCTTCTTGGAGGTTCAAGGACCTATTTGTTTACCAACAACTATGACTAAAGCATTGGCAGCTATATTCAGCACAACTGCAAGGTCTACTGCAAGGTCTACAGTTTCAAAGCAGTGGACAGCAATGAGCTGAAGAGAGAACTTACTTCATTTCCAATTCAGCATACTTTAACCATATTGTGATATTTCGGTGATCCACATCCAATGCTCTCTCATATATTGATCTTGCTCTGTGTATAAATCCAAATGATAAACATGAGCCCATTATTGAAGTAAAATTACAGGaataatttttataaaatttagtAGAGGAATACCCACATCAGCATGTGAAGTTTCACTTGGTTATTTCCTGGATATTAAAACTTGGAACATATAAATTTACCTGTGAAAGTTGATAATCATTAGAAAGTCTGAGGTGCACACTGAGATATTCCTCAATTGAAGGACAGCTTTTCCTAAagttattgatatttgaaattgagaaTGGCCTCTTACAGCTGTTGTGGCTGTGTGTGATTACAATAACTGTTGTTAATTTACTTCAATTAATGATGGGAAAACATGTCACGCAAGATTTCAAGTAACTCCAAACCGTAGTATGGCAAAATTGCCCTGAGAAGTTATATACATCTTAAACTGTTACCTGTAACTCAGGGCCTCACCTGTCAATTTCTCTTTGGCTTTCTTCCCACTGAGCATATTTTATCCAATTTGTCATAACAGTTCTGTTCTTTCTGAGGTTGTCTTCAAACTCTTTCCTCTTTTTTAGTCGATACTCCTGCAACTCTTCGGGGTCTGTAATCTTTTGCTTTGGTGGCTATGGGGAgcaataaatttatcattttgagAGTGGACATCAGCTAGTGTAGTATTGCAAAGATACACCTATGAAATCCATGGTAGTACACCATAGATACACCTATCAAATTGGTAATaccttttctttgaacatgaatttGGCACTGCTTCTGATGTGTTGTATGGTAGAAAATTCTCGCTTACAAGTTACATCCAAAATAAATTGGGTTATAATTTGTTAGTTAGGACTAAATGTTCTGAAGAGTATTTGTCTTTAACATTATATAACAATATTCGTTCAGATCAGGAAAATAACTGCAGACATCAGATTGGAAAGCATCACACACAATAAAGATCTGTATAGCCCTTCACCATCTGGCTTTACTCTTTTGTTCTGAACACTGCCGCTGTGCAATTGTATTGTAAGCAGAAAAGGATCAACaagatatgaaatattttttttgcatttacaATATTATGCAGACTTGAAGAAGGACTTGTATGGGCGCACACTCACTTACTTATAACCATCCTTTGCACAATGTCATGATCATATTAATCTACCTTTTAATAGcaattcatgtgataaataaagTATGGAAAACTTACCGGTGGGACTGCTTCCAGTTCCCTTTCTTTGGCTTCTCTCAAGATTTGCTCAGCTGTTATCTGTAGCTCAGCTGGCATCTTGTTCTTAACCTGAAAAATGATCAGTGGGTGGAGTTGACTACAGATACACTGTTTATAATTGCAGGTAGACAGTCAGTACATCCCTTTTTCCTTGTGATGAAAAATGTTGCAAGCATCAGTGGACTAGTCGGATTCCAATAGTAGTATGGCATGGCGTCATACAATAATGTAATGCTCCATTCATTTGTGAAGTCCACAGAAAAATTCACTCTTCCCCGCATTCAAACAGAAAAATCTCATGAGAACCATAATAACAGCTTCTCTACTCTTACagaaaacaatgacaaaaacttCATATATTTCTATGAATAAATCACATTCTCGATCTGTATTCATAATGTTTTCTGTGAGGTTTGAAGTTTtacatttcaatattgtttactatttcattacatttctaAAGTGAACTTATTTTATTATCTTTATCTTGTCTTTAATTACTTTGCAGAAGTGAAAATACAGAGTTTACAGTAAGTCCAAGTGTTCACGTATGGGGTAGTTGGTAGCTGTAGCTGGAATTCCGGTACAAAGTGAATTGTTGTATTTGCAAGAACATGAAATGTTACTTAGTATTAGCTTCGGATGTCATTCAGTGTTTCTTGCTCCAACAATTCTTTCTTGCTTCCTCAAAGAAGTAAAGCCATAGAGGCTGTTCAACGTACAAAGCCGTGTGTGTAGTATGTGTATTGGAAGTTTGATCACCATTATACATCGTGTGGTTCTGAAATGCACTACAAATTCGTGTAGTTTTTGCTTCACGCAAAATACTGCCTATACAATGACAGCTTGCAAAACTGTAAACAACGTGCTCTGCAGTCAATGATGAACAGTCTAGTGTTCAGTTCACAGCAGCGAAACTAGTACAACACGTTCATACAAACCAATAAACGTTCCACAAAGTAAATCATAAAAAACCATACCTTAGCCACCTTTGGCGTTTTATTCTTTCCGGTAGTTGTCGCCATTGTTCTTATGTGAGGCAATATCTCGAGAAAAATATCACTTTAGAAAGGCAAACTTGAGATACTGTGACCACTGTTTACTAACGAGGGAAGCCCAACATGGCGTATGCGTTCGGATGACGTCAGACTGTACCATTTGGTTTTCAATTTGTGGGTCCCGGGTCTTGGTGAGACGATGGGATACAATACGTCAGCGGCTTGCATACAGTACAAAGTTGACGTCGACGAATGATAATTCAATTTGAAGAATTGaaattataaagaaaatccGTAAAGATAGGCGAAGGTGACCATTTCAATTTCTGAAAAAGAAATCATCCCTATAAATATTGTGGTCCATCAGTACACATATTCACAATTTGCTAACGTGAGGGGCGCACTTCTTCTAGCCTCGTACAGAAGTAAGTTTTTTGTAACatataaatttacaataaaaatataaaatgtccAGAGAATCCAGATAGTCCAGAGAAAAGATGCAAAACTTTTATAGTAACATTACAGATATCGGAAAAATATAtcattattgatattttttgccaTATCTAGTGCCGGTACTTACATTTTCCGTGAACATGGCTGCCGTTGCCATAGAACAACGCTCCATCATGGCGGATGTGTTTTGGTGAGCTTCTCTGACACAAAACCACGAGTTAGGCATCAAAACAGAAGATAAGGTGGGCAATTTCATACAATGTTCCTCAGTCTTTTTTATAAGCCGTAGTAGATTTGGCTATTCTCGCCGTCGGTGCTTTTCCCACAGTTTTCTTGAGCTGGCTGGTTGAGCTTGTGACCGTCTATGAGATATGCAATTACAATACTGTTATGGTCAATGGACTTTGAAGTGACATTTTCGCATCTTCACATTCTTTGAAATTGACTGGTGTATTGAGAATCAAACTAATTTTGATTACAGGAATATGAATAACGATGTCTCAGCAGTCCATTCTTTGCTCATGAATGCTTTCAGTAGTCTCTATTTCTTTGCAACTGTCCGAAAGCCTTACAAGTTTTACCAGAATAACATTCAATTTCCAAGCAACTTTCTATAGCACCAGTCAAACTTTTCAAGTTCTCACCCATTGAAATGTACTTTTCGATGAACTTGAATTTCACTGACAGTCTTCTATGGTCTCCGTGCTGTCTGACATGTGATGCGCAGCTTCCTCTTGAAGGAAGAGGTGCTAGCCAAGTTATGTGTATTTCATAAATTCATAACTTTCTGAGCTATCTCATTCTACGTTTTGCTTTCAGAGATACAAAATGACAACTTTAATGTCATCAGATGGACCCGCTGAGGTCATCAACGCCAGAAGAACAGAGTCACTCGATGCACCAAATATACTAAAGCTAGTGACACCCAGTACAGAGAGTCTCTTTGGCCTTGTCAATGTAGTCCATCTTATGTGAGTATTCTTACATTTACTGTGAATCCTTACACTATTAATTAATCAAAAGTTTGGTGGAAATCTGAGATTAAAGTTGTGCTTAAAAGGAAAGGAAAAGGGTTTaatacagtaaattttcgataggattcgaactcacaacgtacagaACCTAGTCACATCTAGTAAACAGTTTTAGGTAAACAGGGGAAGTCTTCATTCCCCCACTTTTTTTTGCATGAATAATTTAATTGAATCAAGAAAGATTACTTTGTGACAATAATAAGGCTATTGGCTTATTAGAAGCTTGTATTCTGATTCAGTGAATTCAAATAATTCTGCTTTGATATTGTCAAGTAGTAATCCAgaagaaaataattatattcatttattcattcattcatttaaaaACAAAGTCAGGGATATTGAATAATGCATTGattaaatcatagaccctagggtctatggttcaagCTTTCTGGTACTATATCGAGGACATTTTGTGATTACAGAGAAAAGGCCATCTTGGCAGTGACATTGCACAATGACCATGATGAAGTGTTGG includes the following:
- the LOC139149428 gene encoding crooked neck-like protein 1, with amino-acid sequence MATTTGKNKTPKVAKVKNKMPAELQITAEQILREAKERELEAVPPPPKQKITDPEELQEYRLKKRKEFEDNLRKNRTVMTNWIKYAQWEESQREIDRARSIYERALDVDHRNITIWLKYAELEMKNRQINHARNIWDRAVTILPRANQFWYKYTYMEEMVGNIAGARQVFERWMEWEPEEQAWLSFIKMELRYKEVDRARQVYERFVIVHPDVKNWIRYANFEEHHSYMGNARKVYERAVEFYGEDNMDEKLFVAFARFEEKQKEHDRVRVIYKYALDHIPKQHAQELFKNYTIHEKKYGDRAGIEDVIVSKRRFQYEEEVKANPNNYDAWFDYLRLVEVDGSEEQVREIYERAIANVPPMQEKRYYRRYIYLWINYALYEELEARDYERTRQVYQACLELIPHKKFTFAKIWLLFAQFEIRQKNLQNARKILGTAIGKCPKDKLFKGYIELELQLREFDRCRILYEKFLEYNMENCTTWMKYAELETILGDAERARAIYELAINQPKLDMPEVLWKAYIDFEIEQEEYDRTRELYDRLLERTQHVKVWISYAQFEASVGDEDCVVRARSIYERANKMLRRSEEKEDRLMLLESWRDFEVNCGDDSSLKKVQEQMPKKVKRRRKVQTEDGSDAGWEEYYDYIFPTDAANQPNLKLLAMAKKWKSSNVTQ